Proteins co-encoded in one Setaria viridis chromosome 9, Setaria_viridis_v4.0, whole genome shotgun sequence genomic window:
- the LOC117836117 gene encoding cytochrome P450 89A2, which translates to MGTQLLLLAALLLLPLAALLLARQRGVRGGKSGARVPPGPPGLPFLGNLLLLRRSSSDVEALLRRLVARYGPVVSLRVGSTLSIFISDRRVAHAALVGSGAALADRPAVTRGLLGENGNTISRSSYGPVWRLLRRNLVAETLHPSRVKLFGPARAWVRRVLAEMLGREAEEARAQARAPAPVMETFRYAMFCLLVLMCFGERLDEPAVRDIAAAQQAWLMFVGQNATVLAFWPALTRILLRGRLQKGLDARRRQKELFVPLIEARRERKKQLDSPVGGGAAAAAPEKETFEHSYVDTLLDLRLADEGNRALTDEEMANLCSEFLTAGTDTTSTALQWIMAELVKNPAVQEKLYGEIKAACGGEQEEVGEEDTHRMPYLKAVVLEGLRRHPPAHFLLAHKAAEDIEVGGYLIPKGATVNFTVAEMGWDEREWDRPREFVPERFLPGGDGEGVDVTGSREIKMMPFGVGRRICAGLGIAMLHLEYFVANLVREFEWKGVPGEEVDLTETREFTTVMKIPLRARLLRRTAG; encoded by the coding sequence ATGGGCAcacagctcctcctcctcgccgccctcctcctcctgcccctcgccgccctcctgcTCGCGAGGCAGCGCGGGGTCCGCGGGGGCAAGAGCGGCGCCCGCGTCCCGCCGGGCCCACCGGGCCTGCCGTTCCTCGGCAACCTGCTCCTGCTGAGGCGCTCCTCGTCCGACGTGGAGGCCCTGCTCCGGCGCCTCGTCGCGCGGTACGGCCCCGTTGTGTCCCTGCGCGTGGGCTCCACCCTGTCGATCTTCATCTCCGACCGCCGCGTCGCGCACGCCGCCCTGGTCGGGAgcggcgccgcgctcgccgacCGCCCCGCGGTCACGCGCGGGCTCCTGGGGGAGAACGGCAACACCATCTCGCGCTCTAGCTACGGGCCCGtgtggcgcctcctccgccggaaCCTCGTCGCCGAGACGCTGCACCCGTCGCGGGTGAAGCTGTTCGGGCCGGCCCGCGCCTGGGTGCGCCGCGTGCTCGCGGAGATGCTCGGGCGGGAGGCCGAGGAGGCCAGGGCCcaggcgcgggcgccggccccCGTGATGGAGACTTTCCGGTACGCCATGTTCTGCCTCCTGGTGCTCATGTGCTTCGGCGAGCGGCTGGACGAGCCGGCGGTGCgcgacatcgccgccgcgcagCAGGCCTGGCTCATGTTCGTGGGCCAGAATGCCACCGTGCTCGCGTTCTGGCCGGCGCTGACCAGGATTCTCTTACGCGGCCGCCTCCAGAAGGGGCTCGATGCGCGGCGGCGCCAGAAGGAGCTCTTCGTGCCACTCATCGAGGCGCGCCGGGAGCGCAAGAAGCAGCTGGACAGCCCAGttggcggcggggccgccgcggcggcgccggagaaggAGACGTTCGAGCACTCGTACGTGGACACGCTGCTCGACCTCAGGCTCGCCGACGAGGGGAACCGCGCGCTGACCGACGAAGAGATGGCGAACCTCTGCTCCGAGTTCCTCACCGCCGGGACCGACACGACGTCCACGGCGCTGCAGTGGATCATGGCGGAGCTCGTCAAGAACCCGGCCGTCCAGGAGAAGCTCTACGGCGAGATCaaggcggcgtgcggcggcgagcAAGAGGAGGTTGGCGAGGAGGACACGCACAGGATGCCGTACCTCAAGGCCGTCGTCCTCGAGGGCCTGCGCCGGCACCCTCCGGCGCACTTCCTGCTGGCGCACAAGGCGGCGGAGGACATCGAGGTCGGCGGGTACCTAATCCCCAAGGGCGCGACGGTGAACTTCACGGTGGCGGAGATGGGCTGGGACGAGCGGGAGTGGGACAGGCCCAGAGAGTTCGTGCCGGAGCGGTTCCTGCccggtggcgacggcgagggcgtgGACGTGACGGGCAGCagggagatcaagatgatgccgttcggcgtcgggcggcggatCTGCGCCGGGCTCGGCATCGCCATGCTTCACTTGGAGTACTTCGTGGCCAACTTGGTCAGGGAATTCGAGTGGAAGGGGGTGCCCGGCGAGGAGGTGGACTTGACCGAGACGCGCGAGTTCACCACCGTCATGAAGATACCACTCCGCGCGCGGTTGCTGCGCAGAACCGCTGGCTGA